A portion of the Candidatus Schekmanbacteria bacterium RIFCSPLOWO2_02_FULL_38_14 genome contains these proteins:
- a CDS encoding nucleoid-associated protein, YbaB/EbfC family translates to MKNLNNLLKQAQKMQADIAKIQEEMSHREVEASAGGGMVTVAANGKQEILRIKIEPDVVNKEDIEMLQDLIIAGVNEALRKSKDMVEEEMKKVAGGLSLKIPGL, encoded by the coding sequence ATGAAAAACTTGAACAATTTGCTTAAGCAGGCTCAGAAAATGCAGGCTGATATAGCTAAAATTCAGGAAGAAATGTCACACCGCGAGGTTGAAGCAAGCGCCGGAGGTGGAATGGTCACGGTTGCAGCAAATGGGAAACAGGAAATTCTGAGAATAAAAATAGAGCCTGATGTGGTAAACAAAGAAGATATAGAAATGCTTCAGGATCTGATAATTGCAGGTGTCAACGAAGCCTTGAGGAAATCAAAGGATATGGTGGAAGAAGAGATGAAAAAGGTTGCTGGCGGGCTTTCATTGAAAATTCCGGGACTTTAA
- a CDS encoding DNA polymerase III, subunit gamma and tau, with the protein MTTEYQVLARKKRPQVFESIVGQEHITKTLKNAISTGRIAHAYLFTGIRGIGKTTCARVLAKALNCRKGPIPIPCNECDICEQVTKGNSLDVIEIDGASNRGIDEIRELKENVKFAPPTAKYKVYIIDEVHMLTAPAFNALLKTLEEPPPHVIFILATTEAHKLPPTILSRCQRYDFRPMGKEKIFEFLKKISKEEGIKVEEKALSLISDASEGSIRDSLSILESIVSVSDMEISYRNVADILGVIDSNIHSSFSEALIEKDPNRIISLVNELYLSGSDIKQFCKSFLNHLRDMIVISLSGDEKLSQTSHQTDKNQFKEQASKIPHENWIQLFSVFYEAEKEIRRADNPRLLLEVTLLKMLRIEKIVPLNKILDQIAGLKSNIHNSPSQSNEPKNYSGSTASSIPSDRPGKPEKPVSQKTEATESLSAEETEAPYNTAPKEKNEGGKFQWEEFVRRVEEESISLASFINNGCTREIDGNKMIFGFEDSFTIQVIKKDKNLKILKLIGENMLQKKIEVILKKEAVENEGSQPDTAINKEKEAVRETLFHRALKEPLIKDILDIFPGKIVDVKVLK; encoded by the coding sequence ATGACAACAGAATATCAGGTTTTAGCAAGAAAGAAACGCCCTCAGGTTTTTGAATCAATTGTCGGGCAGGAGCATATAACAAAAACCCTGAAGAATGCCATATCAACAGGAAGGATTGCCCACGCCTATCTGTTCACAGGCATAAGAGGCATAGGAAAAACCACCTGCGCAAGAGTTCTTGCAAAGGCTTTAAATTGCAGAAAGGGTCCAATCCCGATACCCTGCAATGAGTGTGACATCTGCGAGCAGGTTACAAAGGGAAACTCCCTTGATGTGATTGAAATTGACGGCGCATCAAACAGAGGCATAGATGAAATAAGAGAATTAAAAGAAAATGTTAAGTTCGCGCCTCCAACAGCAAAATACAAGGTCTATATCATAGACGAAGTCCATATGCTTACAGCGCCTGCCTTTAATGCGCTTTTGAAAACCCTTGAAGAGCCGCCTCCTCATGTAATCTTCATTCTTGCCACTACTGAAGCCCATAAACTCCCACCAACAATCCTTTCAAGGTGTCAGAGATATGACTTCAGGCCTATGGGCAAGGAAAAAATATTTGAGTTTTTGAAAAAGATTTCAAAGGAAGAAGGAATAAAGGTTGAAGAAAAAGCCCTCTCTCTCATTTCAGATGCTTCAGAGGGAAGTATAAGAGATTCTCTGAGCATTTTAGAAAGCATTGTTTCTGTATCAGACATGGAAATAAGCTACCGGAATGTTGCTGATATACTGGGAGTTATTGATTCAAATATTCATTCTTCATTCTCCGAAGCACTGATTGAAAAAGACCCCAACAGAATTATCTCTCTTGTCAATGAGCTCTATTTATCAGGGTCTGATATAAAGCAGTTCTGTAAATCGTTTCTGAATCATTTAAGGGACATGATTGTAATTTCTTTATCAGGGGATGAAAAACTCTCCCAAACATCTCATCAGACAGATAAAAACCAGTTTAAAGAACAGGCTTCAAAAATCCCTCACGAAAACTGGATACAGCTTTTTTCCGTATTTTATGAAGCTGAAAAGGAGATAAGGAGGGCTGACAATCCGAGGCTTTTGCTTGAAGTAACCCTTCTCAAGATGCTTAGAATTGAAAAAATCGTTCCATTAAATAAAATTCTGGACCAGATTGCAGGACTTAAAAGCAATATTCATAACAGCCCTTCTCAATCTAATGAACCAAAAAACTACTCTGGCTCAACTGCTTCATCAATTCCATCTGATAGACCCGGAAAACCCGAAAAACCTGTAAGCCAGAAAACGGAAGCAACAGAATCTTTATCTGCTGAAGAAACAGAAGCACCCTATAATACCGCGCCAAAAGAAAAAAATGAAGGAGGAAAGTTCCAATGGGAAGAATTCGTAAGAAGAGTTGAGGAGGAATCAATCTCGCTGGCATCTTTCATAAATAACGGCTGTACCAGAGAGATTGATGGAAATAAAATGATATTTGGCTTTGAAGACTCTTTTACAATTCAGGTAATTAAAAAGGATAAAAATTTAAAAATCCTGAAGCTCATCGGTGAAAATATGCTCCAGAAAAAAATAGAGGTAATTCTTAAAAAAGAAGCTGTTGAAAACGAAGGGAGTCAACCAGATACCGCTATTAACAAGGAGAAAGAAGCTGTCAGGGAGACACTTTTTCACAGGGCTTTAAAAGAACCCCTCATAAAAGATATACTTGATATTTTCCCCGGAAAAATAGTAGATGTTAAAGTTCTGAAATAA